TGCCTTAGTTGTATATATATTTGGATTGAGTGGTGACGAACATCTAGATTATAGACTAATTTGTTGATCACAAGTTGAGAACCTGAGGTCAGTAGTTATTTGTAGAATGTGTACTCTCACTGTGCTGTGTATGTTAATATTGTACTTGTCAACTCTTACTGTATCGCTTAGCATCTGATCACAATTAGACAGCTATTGCATCTTCCTGCACACATTTGCTTTGAACTTGTTTTCTGTTGCTAGAAGATGTATCTATTTTGCACAAAGAGCTAGTATTAGTAATTAGGCTATCCAAATAGTGACGGAGAGAAATCCAGATTTGCATACTACTGCCTTGTGCCTTGTGCTGTGTTTTTTACTAGTGATGGTTTTTCCTTGAAGGGCTAGGCAATTGGTCGAGTGACATCGGCTCGTCTGAACCAGCTGAAGCACCACCATCTCGGCCAAGGCCTAGGGATTACCATTTGGTGGGCAACACCAGGATGACGTTCATAGGATGAGCCGACGAGGAGCAAGGGTTTGAAGCGGTTTAATTCCCAAGGTGAACTCACCATTTCCTCCTCACATGTTTGATTTCTGTTTCCCTACATACAACCCTCGCACACATCATAGATGCTGCAGGCGTACTGATGTTTTTGCTCTTGCCGAAATATCCTTTGATCCAGGTTTAGCAGCACTGGAGTCATGTATTTTTGGTGTGATGACGTTTTTTGGGTTGGTAATTTGGAATGCTACTTAGCTTTATCTGTATGGAACACTACCCGATTATCCGGGTGTAACCTGGATCATGCTCGATTTTCAGTGACTTGAACCGCAGGGCTATTCTACGTTGTTCCAAGCTTTTATATTTTCTCGTGCGAGTTAGCTCGAGAAGTTGTTTGTTCAGTATGAGATGCAAGTTCAGTATCTGGTTGTTCAGCGCTGAATTGTGTGTAGTGATATATCCTGAAGAGCGAAGATGTGGACGCCGCCAGTCCGTTGTTGAGCCGGGCATTCACTTGCCGCAGCTGAGAATTTGAACCGAGCCTGTTCATGCCGTTTGGTTCGCGCGAAATTTGACTTGCCATCAACACATGAAAATTCCTTTGCAGTCGAATTTCCGAaatggaaaaaagaagagaaaagtaGTCGCAGCCGCGAAGAGTGAAGAGCGGCGTTGCCCGATCGCAACAGCCGAGGCAGTCAGGTAGCAGTCTGCCCGTCTCCCCTCGTCATGGCCGGACCGGATTGCCCGGACGGGCAGGTTGTTTTTGTTGGCATTAATGCTCCGCGCCATGGCCATTGGCCGGAGTCCATTTGCACGGTCAATTCAAAGGCTGCCCTGGCCGGCCGGAGCTGCAGCCCGGCGGCCTGCCCTTGGCGGCTTGGCCCCTGCCGACCGGCCGGCGGCCAGCGAGAGGCACCCGAGAAGGACGATCATTACTCTCTCCCTGTCTGAGTGGCTGGCGCTCGCGTAGTCGCGGCGCCGAGGCATCAGTCATCTGTCCTCTCCGCGGTCGCCAAACGACGACAAAACACCacggctcgtcgccgccgcctcggccgcgcgcgcggctcACCCGCCTGCAAAAGCTGATCTAGATAGCGCTTCGTACCGGAGATCACGCACCGGAAATCAAACCAAAATTTTATTTCAATCCTACTATGACTAAAAGTCATGGAAAGTACATAATGGAGTGGTCGGGAGGCGGATCACAGTCAAAGAAGCTATTTTCGCACCTATTTTTATAGAATTCCATGTTATAACGAGAAAATCCTTATAATATCccccttttatttttttgctgtGAAAGACATAATAAAGCAGTATCCCAATTCCTTCAAGGGTCCAACCTCATTGCCCTAGTTGACCTAATACAAGAGCAGCGGCAATTGCAACCGGGAAGCTTCAAGATCTAGAAAGTAGCATAGGAGATTTATAAGTAGCAGTACTATAAACATTTAGGAAGTAGATTTTTCTCAGCAAAGTGGCAAGCTATACCACTATGTCAGTGTGCATGCACCGGTTGTTTCAAAATCCGTGCCCGTTTTTGGTTCCCATAATCCATATATCCGTTTTTCTTATACCCATATATCCGTGCTCGTTTTTGGTTCCCATAATccatcctgaattcctgattaGGAAATAGGAAATGCAAACACGAAAATAGTTGTTCTTTTACTGCTTGTTTCCTTTGGTTTTCAACTTTTAAACCGAGCGCCAGCTGTCCCATGGCTTCACGCTCGCTTTCTTGTGGGTCCCCACTCGCTAGTGGCCCAGTCCCTTGTCGCGGCTGCTGCGGCATCCATCCAGCAGAAGCAAGCAAAaccctcgctgccgccgccgccgccacggcgctcGCCTCTTTGGCCACTCGCAAGTGGCAACTACCCCAAGCAAAACCCTCCTTCCCCTCGCGCGACgccccagcagcagcaccaccaccaccacggcaccaccgCAGATCATCCTCAGATGGCGTCCCCGCCGCGCTCCACCCCCACCGacgaccccgccgccccgccgccgaggTCCCCGTGGGTCATCCTCGGCAGCATCCCGCGCGTCGTccagggcagcggcggcggagccgaggCCGCCGACCTGTCGCTCGCGCTCGCAGCGCCCCCGCGCATGTCGCGCCTGACCGTCTCCCAGCGCGTCTTCCCGGACCGCCCCACGCCGAAGAACTTCCCGTTCGTGCTCGCCGCGGACCCCTCgggcctgctcctcctctcggCCATCCTCGCCGCCCCGCTCACCCGCGTCGACATCGACCGCCCGGGCCACCAGTCCTTCCACTGGCGGGACTCCAAGCCGCGCTATTTCGtcctcgacgccgccaccggctcCGCGTTCCGCCTCCCGGACCCCCGCCCGCAGGAGACCATCGAGCACCAGGCGCTCGTCGGCCTCGTcgcctgccccggcggcggcggccgctacATGGTTGCTGAGCTCGTGCCCATGTTCGGCCGCGACAAGGCCAGCCTCCGCTGCTACTTCTCCGACTTCGGCGAGTGGGTCATCAAGAGCGTGCACTACCCGCTCCCGCCGCGGCCCCTGGCGCCGATCTGCACGCTCGCCCACCACGGCAGGCTCTGGTGGGTCGACTACTCCTGGGGCATCATCACCGCCGACCCCTTCGCCGACGACCCCGTGCTCCGCTTCCTGCCGCTCCCCCGGTCTTGCTTGCTCGGGTACAGGGAGGCCGGCGGAGTGCTGGACATGTTCCGCTACGTCGGGGTCAGCGCCGGCAAGCTGCGCTTCGTCAACACCTACCGCCGCGGAGGCGCCCCCAACAAGGTCACGGTCTGGACCCTgcccgacgccgacgccacgGAGTGGACGCTGGAGCACGAGGCCACCTTCGCCGACATCTGGGCCGACGACACCTACAAGGCCACCGGCCTTCAAAAGCAGCCCCCCGTGCTCGCGCTCATCCACCCCCACAACCCAGCCGTCGTCTACTTCTTGCTGAAGGACCACCTCTTCGGCGTCGACGTGCGTGCCCGCAAGGTTGTCGAGTGCGACTGCTACCATCTGGTGGCGCCTCCCCGCGACTACCCCATCGCCAATCGCTTCATCCGCGCTTGGGAGCTGCCGCGTGCGGTCTCCTCAGGTACGTACCTCATCACATCTCTGGCTCTGCTGCTTCAGAGTTGGCTTCATTAATCGGTGGCCTCTGCCCGCTACAGCATTTCACGTACAACCGACAGAAATACTTCTAGTTCTTGCATGTTTGGTCGACATATTCTGCCAGTTGTAGATGTTTCGCAATTCGTAGTTACAGGTTACATTATTCTCTGCAAAATTCTCTTATGTGCTTAAGTTCAATATTAATTACATTTTCGATCGCCCTAAAAAAATTACATTTTCGATCATTGTAGTGTATGCTTCATATGGTTGGTGTGTATAGATTGTGCTGACATATTTTCTCTCAATATTTGGTGCTGAGATGCTAGTATTCCCCACAGTGGTGTACTATTATACTAGCTTATCTTGTGGACGTTTACACAAGTTGAGACTAGCTATTTATAGGACAGGAAAACCTTAGGTGACTAAAATGTTTGCGTTGTAGTCGTATATGGTTGTATCGAGTTGGACAATTCCTTTTCCTGCACATGTGTGATAGACTAATTTCTTAATCACAGGTTGCGATCACTAGTTATTTGTAGAATATGTTTACTCTCATTGTGCTCAATTCGTATGTGAATATGGTAGTGTTATCTTCTTCCTGTATCACTTAAATGTGTTGACTTTTGATTGATCACACGCCTGTGTCTTCCGAATACACTGACAACCGACACGTAGCCCTCAACTCTGCAAAATTCTCTTTGATGTGCTCATGTTCAAGATATCTGTGCAAATGTCTTGGGCTCTTTGCAGGGATCCAAAATTTATTCTCTTGATGATCGGATAATACAAATTGTACGTTGATTTATTGTACTTTACACCTTGTATGGTCAGAGTGTATAAATTGTGGTGACAATTCTTAATGTTGATGCTAAGATACTAGTATTCTGTTCTCCAGTTGGGCGTGCTTTTAGACTAGTGTACTAGTGTTGATGTCTACACAGGCTGAGACTAGTTAATTGTAGGACATGCGTACGTTTGCCTTGTGCTTCCTatgattttagaaaaaagaaTTGTCTTCGGCATCTACAAAGCACGCAGCCCAATTTTATTACAACATTTTCGGCTTGTCAACTGATCAGAGAGCAACAGCCAAAACAAAAATGATGAAATTGTGGTTTCTATGCGATTAAAGTGCTTTATGTTTACATCGTAGTCGTATATATGGTCGGATAAGTTAGATGGCAAATACATTTTCCTTACGTGTGTGATCTGGACTAATTTTGGGATCACAAGTTGAGATCACTAGTTATTTGTAGAATATGTGCACACTCGCTGTTCTTAGTTGTATGTAATTATTGTAATGTTTTATTTTTACTTGTAGCACTGAGCATCTTTGTTAACGGGGCAGCCATTGCATCTTCCTTCACACATTTGCTTTGAACTTGTTTCCAGCTGCTAGTAGATATATATACCTTGCACAAAGAGTAGTTAACTAGGTCTATCCAAATAATGATTTGCGATTGACCCATCAGAAATTCAGATTTGCTCAATGCAGTGTTATTATGCTGACAAGTGTTAATTGATTTTCATTGAAGGGCCAGGGAACTGGTCGAGTGACATCAGCTCTCCTGAACCAACTGGAGCACCACCGTACCGGCCAATGCCTGGGGATTACCACTTGGTCGGCATCTCCAGGATGGCAGTCAAACAATGAGCTGAGGAGCAAGGGTCTGCAGCTGTTTAATTTCCTAGGTAAACTCATCTCACCGTACATAATTGATCTCGGTTTGCTCTTTCTACACTCCCACATCATGCATGCAGGAGTACAATTGTACATTTGCACTAACTAATGTCAACTCTCCTGAACCAACTAATACAATCTTGCCCTTTGATCCAGGTTTAGTTAGCGGTGCTGAACTCAAGTTATTATGGCATGATGACATGTTTTGGGTGGGGTATGGCATGCTGTTGGACCACCATATGTTACTTATCTGTATGGTTTGATGAATCGTCGCTATATCTATGGCGGAGCTGTACTCGATCGTCAGATTGTGACCCGGACCAGGACCATGCTTGATTTCAGTGGCCTGAACCGCAATGCTATGCTACTAGATGCTCTTGAGCGACTCACTGCTCCATGTAACTGCTGTTTGTTGCCTTTATCCTTTTTGGGTGTGATTTTGCTCGAAAAGTTCTTCGTTGATCGTAACCTGAGTGGAACTAGTTAGAATCTGAGATGCCAGTGGTGCTTGGTTTCTAAGTGGTTGGGTGGATCTTGCCGTGAGATGCCGGCCCGGTTGTAGAGTCAGGGATTCACTGGTTGATCACTTGCTGGCTACTGCTGCTCAGAATTGGAACTAGTTGTGGTTGCTGGAGCCTAGCTGCCAGCCTTTTCGTTCAAGAAGAATGAAAATTCTAGCTCCGCATGGTTGGGAGTCGTGGCGGGACGTGCCAAACCTTGTCCATCGATACCCACGTGCTTTGTTTATCTATGCCTTTGGTTCTCGTAAATTTTGATTTGATTTCAACAAATCAAATTATACGTATTCCTTTGCAATTGAGTCGCCTGTCCATTAGGACGAAAAAGGAGAAATGTGATAGCGAGCAGTAGGTAAGGCCTGGCGAGGCGACCGCTTCTCGCATCGCAGCAGCTGAGGTACTGCCACAGCCGGCCCGCATCGCCCGGGCGGGGACAGGTTGGTTTTGTTGCCATTCAAGTGCTCCTCCACTCCTGTAGGCTCTGACTTCCTTTGGCACCGCAGGATGGGTCTGCTGAAAGGCTGCCGCGCCATGGCCGGAGGCCCGGAGCCGAGCGGAGGCTAGAGGCGGTCAGGCGGAGACCGGAGAGCCCTTTTGCACCATCAACGCAAAGGCTGCCGCCCTGGCAGGCAAGCTCATCGATTGATTTGACTCCCTGTCCTCGGCGTGTCGCGTCCAGCGCTCGCATCCCAGCCGCAGTAGCTGCCTCCGCAGGTGTTTTGGGTGTCCGGATAAATTTTAGCTCTATCACATCatatgtttgacactaattaggagtattaaaaaaagctaattataaaactaattgcacaattcctagactaaatcgcaaaatgaatctattaagcctaattagttcatgatttgacaatgtggtgctacagtaaccattcgctaatgatggattaattaggcttaatagattcgtctcgcgatttagcctaggggttctgctattagttttgtaattagctaatgtttagttctcctaattagcatccgaacatccgatgtgacagggttaaagtttagcccctgatatccaaacacccccttaggatCACTGGATCATttactgctccctccgttctaaattatatgtAATTTCAACTTTATTACAAAGTTAAAATATATCCATTtcaccaaatttatataataaagtacAAAACATTTGTGAtacattagtttcttcattaaatatatttttatagtgatCCTCTATCAAATATAAATGATTTGatttaaaaataaattgaaatGACGTGATTtgcaacggagggagtagatgagATCGGTGGGTGTACCGAATCATTTTCgaatctcctctcctctctgcgCTGGCTCGCACAACACAGCTGTCAACTGCCACCTAggatctgttcgcttcagcttataagccggctgaaaagctgaaacggctgatttgttgtgaaaggaaaatactatttggtggctgataagccgactgaataagctgaagccaACAGGCTGTAGGCCCTAGCGCTTCGTCCCGGAGATCATTCGCCATGAACTGCCACGACGCACGCATCCCCAAGGCTCCTTCCCCGGGCCGTCAGTTCATCGCCATGCGCCATCTCGCGGGTGTCGCGGTTTCCTCGCAGGCGCTGTTCTTCGAGCTCTCTGATCACGCCGGTGCGCGGGATGGCTAGATGGCAAGCGTCTGGAAGAGAAGAATTCTCAGATACGAGAGCAGCTTTGCATTTTCTCAGTTGGCTTCTTCCGCCAAGTAGCTCGGACTAGTAGATCAGCCAGCCACAAGAATGCCGTCGGCCACCGGGGAATCTGGGGCAGAAGCTGACCAGGGTCTCCGAAATCAAGCTCTTCTGGGCGCACGACACGTCGCTCATGGTGGACCTCGAGGTCACGTTCGACCACATGGGAGGCGCGCGGGGTCGCCGAGCGAGGCGCTCGTCGATGGCCCGACGCTgttggccggccggcggccgccatggAGGAGATCGGCAGAAGCTCGCGGTCTGGTCGTTGGAGCCAACTATGTTGACCCCGATCTGGACCGCCCAACCTAGATCTAACGGCTACGAGTGGCCCGTATCATCGTAGACTGCAGTCCCGATCGCgatattaatcgcgatccaaataaattggatcgcgatccgaatattgACATAAAACCCCCAAATATTTTCATTCAGCTCCCTGTTGTAGTGTTGTACCTGCCGTCTTtcctgacttttttttttttagctCTTTTTCGAAAGATTCTCATAAATAAATTCCTGACGGGATCAATTCCAAAAATGAACCCTTAGCTTGACGTCATCCACGCTGacgccaagctacaacgtctcggcgccagtGATCCTGACGCCAAGGTctatgcgcagctgctgacgcgggtGACGATGTGGCAGGGGCTTGGTGCCATGGATCTTGGTGCCGAGCTATCTACCCCGTACCTCTTCGCGTTTCGAactaaacaagtataattatccGAGAAGTNNNNNNNNNNNNNNNNNNNNNNNNNNNNNNNNNNNNNNNNNNNNNNNNNNNNNNNNNNNNNNNNNNNNNNNNNNNNNNNNNNNNNNNNNNNNNNNNNNNNCACAGGTGCGTCAGCAGCTACGCATGGatcttgggccttgtttagttggccaaattgggaggtgccaaattactgcgctggcactgtagcacactgtagcgtttcgtttgtatttgtgaattattgtccaaacattgactaattaggctcaaaagattcatctcgcaaagtacaacaaaactgtgcaattagtttttaatttcatctacatttagtactccatgcatgtaccgcaagtttgatgtgatggggaatcttctttttgcatagtgccaaagttgggagttgggggtgaagtaaacaagagccttgtttagttcccaatttgggagtggcaaaattggcattttaccataaatgcgtaactgtagcgtttcgtttgtatttgtgaattattgtctaaatattgactaattaggctcaaaacattcgtctcgcaaagtacaacaaaactgtgcaattagtttttgatttcatctacatttagtactccatgcatgtaccgcaagtttgatgtgatggggaatcttctttttgcatagtgtcaaagttgggagtttggaggaaactaaacatggccaagGGCTTGGTGTCAGGATgactaagggtccattttttaGAATTGGTTCCGTCAGGAGCGTATCTTTCGAAGAAGGGCTTAAAACAAAAAATTCGGGCCGTCTTCCGCGCTATCTCGCACGGCGCCCCTTCCCGTCAGGCGACGGCACCGGCGATACCTGCCTCTTCCTCGCGCATGGATTCCCTCTCGTCCTCCACCTGCTCCCCTGATCTTCGCCGCGGATTCCTCCTTCACTTCCGCGAGTGACTCAAAGAGGAGGACGAAGTTGAAGAAAAAAACGGATGGGGAACTGAACTGCGGCGGATTGGAGGGCCCCGCCGAAGGGAGGAGAGAATGAGAGATCGCATGTCGCGGGGCTCTTCCACGGTCGAAGGAGGCCGTGCCGGACATCGACGGTTCACTTGTGGGCTCCGGCAAATCGAAAGCTGTACTGAAGGAAGCAAACTGGGCATCAGAAAAACAGAGCGCGATTCAGATTCACGCGCAGCTTGTGATTTATGGAAATTGCAACGAATTTTTCCACAAACCTTTAGCTACTTCGCTTAATCGGATCTTCCTTTTGCAGAGATTGTGTGCCATCAGCGTTCATGGAAGTGAAGTGATCGATGCTGGACTCTGGAGAGGCTTTTGGCTTGTCGATGTCGCTTGCTTGCGAGAAGAAACTCTAGGAGCAGGCAAGGCAGTTTCGTTCTTCCGTTGATGATTGCACGGAGGTAAGGTAATTTCGTTCTTCTGTTGATGATTACACGGAGGCTTGGACATTGGTGAATTGGTGACTGTTTACTTAGAAGCCGAAGCTGAATACTGACAGTGGCTTTGCACTCAAATTGAGATGTGTGCTTGCTGGGAAATGGAAACGATGAAATGCATATCTGCTAGTACTAGAATAAGATGGCATGGCATGTATTCTAAGGTGCCCATGCTGCCATGCACCCACATATAACTGAAAAGAACGTACTGTCTgagctctgaagtctgaactatAGACTGACAAACAAACTCTGGATTCaggcaagaaaaggaaaaatcacATAACAgaatttttcttcaaaaaaaaagaaagaaagaaaacggCCACAAAAACACTGGCCAGATTCTGGGATGGCCTTTGAACGGCCACAACACTAACAAAAAGCAGAAATTGAAGCTGGTTACTACTCTAGGACCCATTCTGAATAATTCGATTAACATAACAGCAAAACCAGGCTTGCTCACTCAAGTAATTGCCTCCTTCCCCCATTTCCTCTTAGTGCTTACTAGTACTATTATAGGAATCATCTGTACTAAAGGCTGAAAGCAAATGTTCGATAAAGAAAGGGatggaagaaaacaaaggaactACAATAGCAGAAACCACAGAACATTGACATTGTCTATGTacacaagcaaaaaaaaaaaacacctatCTCTCCACTTTGTGCCTGCTATTTACATCTGAGGACCCTGAGGCAACCTGCCCATGAACTGCTGGTAAGCTGCCATGGCATTCCCGTTTGCCACCTGCAATCTGGACTGCTCCTCTAAGTTCACCTTCACCTCACCTCTTGGCACCACAAGCCCTGTGCAGCCCTGCATTGTTGGCGGATGACCAGGTATAGGTGCTGGCATGAAGGTCCCCAGAGATGGTACTGGTACCGCCATGCCAGGTGGGAGCAATCCGAAGGAGAAACCACCTGAAGCTGCGCTGAGTTGTGGTGGGAGACCAAGTGAGCCATAAGCAGCAGCAGCGTTCAGCTGCGGGATGCTGGGTTGTGCCGGTTCTGGCCTCCGGTGAAGGTTGCTACCCTGTGGCGCAGCATTGGAACCAGAGTTCGGATGCCCACTACTGTTTCTGGCAGCTGGAACTTCATGGTTGTGCTTGCCCTCATACGTCGTGATCACGGACTTGAGATCATTTGAGGCTCTCTCCACATGCTTGCGCACTGTGCAGCCTGCATAAGTGCATTTGTAGTAGCTCCTGCAGACATATAGAAGGGCTTTTCATTGTTAATGGTTAACTATCGAGAAGCTAAATTTCCATTTCAAAAATGTAAAATTTTGCCCTTTGAAACGTTAAGATTTCCAATAGGTTTCCTACTAACTATGGAAGAGATGGAAATGACACTACAAAGCTGACCTTGGGTTTGGATTTCCTTTGACAACTTTCTGCCCGTACTTGCGCCAGCGGTAGCCATCATCAAGGATGTCAACCTCACTTGTGGTCTGCACAACAATCCTAGGCTCCCGTACAGCTCTTGATGCCATAGCTGCCATGTCAATGGCATTGGTGGTAGTGTTAGCAGCAGCAGAAACCTCCATCTTCCTGAAAGAAATTCAAAGGAACACATTAGAATTGGTTTAGCGGGATGGTATGTTCATATAATATAgttcttaatctaaaaaaatgttCATATAATATAGTTGGTCACAAGAAAACCTTCTTTTAGATTCAGTCTCATCGTCATCCCCGCGATAGGTCGAGGGAATGGTACATTGTGTTGCCCTCTCATCTTTTTCGTTGGAGGAGAGTGTAGACGAGACATCTACAGCTTCTTGGGACTCCATAACACATGTATCAGCAATCTCTGTTGTGGTAAGAGAACCAGACAGATTTCTTTTCAAGAACTTCACTATGCACATCTTGGAAGTGGTCATTTGGAGCCATTGCCCGTGAGGTTTCTGTGTTATGACCAGGC
The genomic region above belongs to Setaria italica strain Yugu1 chromosome VI, Setaria_italica_v2.0, whole genome shotgun sequence and contains:
- the LOC101765736 gene encoding uncharacterized protein LOC101765736 produces the protein MASPPRSTPTDDPAAPPPRSPWVILGSIPRVVQGSGGGAEAADLSLALAAPPRMSRLTVSQRVFPDRPTPKNFPFVLAADPSGLLLLSAILAAPLTRVDIDRPGHQSFHWRDSKPRYFVLDAATGSAFRLPDPRPQETIEHQALVGLVACPGGGGRYMVAELVPMFGRDKASLRCYFSDFGEWVIKSVHYPLPPRPLAPICTLAHHGRLWWVDYSWGIITADPFADDPVLRFLPLPRSCLLGYREAGGVLDMFRYVGVSAGKLRFVNTYRRGGAPNKVTVWTLPDADATEWTLEHEATFADIWADDTYKATGLQKQPPVLALIHPHNPAVVYFLLKDHLFGVDVRARKVVECDCYHLVAPPRDYPIANRFIRAWELPRAVSSGPGNWSSDISSPEPTGAPPYRPMPGDYHLVGISRMAVKQ